From the Cervus elaphus chromosome 20, mCerEla1.1, whole genome shotgun sequence genome, one window contains:
- the HECTD3 gene encoding E3 ubiquitin-protein ligase HECTD3, which produces MAGPGPGAALESPRQLLGRVRFLAEAAKSLRAGRPLPAALAFVPREVLYKLYKDPAGPSRVLLPVWEAEGLGLRVGATGPAPGTGSGPLRAARDSIELRRGACVRTTGEELCNGHGLWVKLTKEQLTEHLGDCGLDEGWLLVCRPAEGGARLVPIDTPDHLQRQQQLFGVDYRPVLRWEQVVDLTYSHRLGSRPQPAEAYAEAVQRLLYVPPTWTYECDEDLIHFLYDHLGKEDENLGSVKQYVESIDVSSYTEEFNVSCLTDSNADTYWESDGSQCQHWVRLTMKKGTIVKKLLLTVDTTDDNFMPKRVVVYGGEGDNLKKLSDVSIDETLIGDVCVLEDMTVHLPIIEIRIVECRDDGIDVRLRGVKIKSSRQRELGLNADLFQPTNLVRYPRLEGTDPEVLYRRAVLLQRFIKILDSVLHHLVPAWDHTLGTFSEIKQVKQFLLLSRQRPGLVAQCLRDSESSKPSFMPRLYINRRLAMEHRACPLRDPACKNAVFTQVYEGLKPSDKYEKPLDYRWPMRYDQWWECKFIAEGIIDQGGGFRDSLADMSEELCPSSADTPVPLPFFVRTANQGNGTGEARDMYVPNPSCRDFAKYEWIGQLMGAALRGKEFLVLALPGFVWKQLSGEEVSWSKDFPAVDSVLVKLLEVMEGMDKETFEFKFGKELTFTTVLSDQQVVELIPGGSGIVVGYEDRSRFIQLVQKARLEESKEQVAAMQAGLLKVVPQAVLDLLTWQELEKKVCGDPEVTVDALRKLTRFEDFEPSDTRVQYFWEALNNFTNEDRSRFLRFVTGRSRLPARIYIYPDKLGYETTDALPESSTCSSTLFLPHYASAKVCEEKLRYAAYNCVAIDTDMSPWEE; this is translated from the exons ATGGCTGGCCCGGGCCCGGGCGCGGCGCTAGAGTCCCCGCGGCAGCTGCTGGGCCGCGTGCGCTTTCTGGCGGAGGCAGCGAAGAGCCTCCGTGCCGGGCGGCCGCTGCCGGCGGCGCTAGCTTTCGTGCCGCGCGAGGTGCTCTACAAGCTTTACAAGGACCCGGCGGGACCGTCGCGCGTGCTGCTGCCAGTGTGGGAGGCGGAAGGCCTGGGGCTGCGTGTGGGAGCAACGGGCCCGGCCCCCGGTACCGGCTCCGGGCCCCTCCGCGCCGCCCGCGACAGCATCGAGCTGCGGCGCGGTGCCTGCGTGCGCACCACAGGCGAAGAGCTGTGCAACGGCCACGGGCTCTGGGTGAAGTTGACCAAG GAGCAGCTGACGGAACACCTGGGCGACTGCGGGCTGGACGAAGGCTGGCTCCTGGTGTGCCGCCCGGCCGAGGGCGGGGCCCGCCTGGTACCCATCGACACTCCAGACCACCtccagcggcagcagcagctctTCGGAGTGGACTACCGCCCGGTGCTCAG ATGGGAACAGGTGGTGGACTTGACATACTCGCATCGCCTGGGATCAAGGCCTCAGCCGGCCGAGGCATACGCTGAAGCTGTACAAAGGCTACT CTATGTGCCCCCGACGTGGACCTACGAGTGCGACGAGGACCTGATCCACTTCTTGTACGACCACCTGGGCAAGGAGGATGAGAACCTGGGTAGCGTGAAGCAGTATGTGGAGAGCATAGACGTTTCCTCCTACACG gaGGAGTTCAATGTGTCCTGCCTGACAGACAGCAACGCAGACACCTACTGGGAGAGCGATGGGTCCCAGTGCCAGCACTGGGTACGGCTGACCATGAAGAAGGGCACCATTGTCAA GAAGCTACTACTCACGGTGGATACCACGGATGACAACTTTATGCCTAAGCGGGTGGTGGTCTATGGGGGTGAAGGGGACAACCTGAAGAAGCTGAGTGATGTGAGCATTGACGA GACCCTGATCGGGGACGTCTGTGTCCTGGAGGACATGACTGTCCACCTTCCAATCATCGAGATCCGCATCGTCGAGTGCCGAG ATGACGGGATTGATGTGCGTCTTCGAGGGGTCAAGATCAAGTCTTCTAGACAGCGGGAATTAGGGCTAAATGCAGACCTGTTCCAGCCCACCAATCTTGTGCGATACCCACGCCTAGAAGGCACTGACCCGGAAGTACTGTAccgcagagctgttctcctgcaAAG GTTCATAAAGATCTTAGACAGCGTCCTGCACCACCTGGTACCGGCCTGGGACCACACGCTGGGCACCTTCAGTGAGATTAAG CAAGTAAAGCAGTTCCTGCTGCTGTCACGCCAGCGGCCGGGCCTGGTGGCCCAGTGCCTGCGTGACTCGGAGAGCAGCAAGCCCAGCTTCATGCCACGTCTGTACATCAACCGGCGCCTCGCCATGGAACACCGTGCCTGCCCCTTACGGGATCCCGCCTGCAAGAACGCTGTCTTCACCCAG GTTTATGAAGGCCTCAAGCCCTCTGACAAGTATGAAAAGCCCCTGGACTACAG GTGGCCCATGCGCTATGACCagtggtgggagtgtaaattcaTTGCAGAAGGCATCATTGACCAAG GAGGTGGTTTCCGGGACAGCTTGGCAGACATGTCAGAAGAACTGTGCCCTAGCTCGGCGGACACCCCTGTGCCTCTGCCCTTCTTTGTACGAACAGCCAACCAG GGCAATGGCACAGGCGAGGCCCGGGACATGTATGTGCCCAACCCCTCCTGCCGGGACTTTGCCAAGTATGAGTGGATTGGACAGCTGATGGGGGCTGCCCTTCGGGGTAAGGAGTTCCTG GTCCTGGCTCTGCCGGGTTTCGTGTGGAAGCAGCTCTCTGGTGAAGAGGTGAGCTGGAGTAAGGACTTCCCAGCTGTGGACTCTGTGCTG GTGAAGCTCTTGGAAGTGATGGAAGGAATGGACAAGGAGACATTTGAGTTCAAATTTGGGAAGGAGCTAACATTCACCACAGTGCTGAGTGACCAGCAGGTGGTGGAGCTGATCCCTGGGGGTTCAGGCATCGTGGTGGGATATGAGGACCGTTCCCGTTTCATCCAACTGGTGCAGAAGGCACGGCTAGAAGAGAGCAAGGAGCAG gtGGCAGCCATGCAGGCAGGTCTGCTGAAGGTGGTGCCACAGGCTGTGCTGGACTTGCTGACGTGGCAGGAATTGGAGAAGAAGGTGTGCGGGGACCCAGAGGTCACTGTGGATGCCCTGCGCAAGCTCA CCCGGTTTGAGGACTTCGAGCCATCTGACACCCGGGTGCAGTATTTCTGGGAGGCACTGAACAACTTCACCAACG AGGACCGGAGCCGCTTCCTGCGCTTTGTCACCGGCCGCAGCCGTCTGCCGGCACGGATCTACATCTACCCAGACAAGCTGGG CTATGAGACCACAGACGCGCTGCCTGAGTCGTCCACCTGCTCCAGCACCCTCTTCCTGCCGCACTATGCCAG CGCCAAGGTGTGTGAGGAGAAGCTCCGATACGCTGCCTACAACTGTGTGGCCATTGACACCGACATGAGCCCTTGGGAGGAGTGA
- the UROD gene encoding uroporphyrinogen decarboxylase produces the protein MEAKESRLQGFPELKNDTFLRAAWGEETDYTPVWCMRQAGRYLPEFRETRAAQDFFSTCRSPEACCELTLQPLRRFPLDAAIIFSDILVVPQALGMEVTMVPGKGPSFPEPLREERDLERLRDPAAVASELGYVFQAITLTRQQLAGRVPLIGFAGAPWTLMTYMVEGGGSSTMSQAKRWLYQRPQASHQLLRILTDALVPYLVGQVAAGAQALQLFESHAGHLGPQLFSKFALPYIRDVSKRVKAGLQEAGLAPVPMIIFAKDGHFALEELAQAGYEVVGLDWTVAPEKARERVGKTVTLQGNLDPCALYASEEEIGKLVQQMLNDFGPQRYIANLGHGLYPDMDPEHVGAFVDAVHKHSRLLRQN, from the exons ATGGAGGCGAAAGAGTCTAG ACTTCAGGGTTTTCCGGAGCTTAAGAATGACACCTTCCTTCGAGCAGCCTGGGGAGAAGAAACAGACTACACTCCTGTTTGGTGCATGCGGCAGGCAGGACGCTACTTACCAG AGTTTAGGGAAACTCGGGCAGCCCAGGACTTTTTCAGCACCTGTCGCTCCCCAGAAGCCTGCTGTGAACTTACCCTGCAG CCACTGCGTCGATTCCCTCTGGATGCTGCCATCATCTTCTCCGACATCCTTGTTGTACCCCAG GCACTGGGCATGGAGGTGACCATGGTACCTGGCAAAGGGCCCAGCTTCCCAGAACCATTAAGAGAAGAGCGGGACTTAGAGCGCCTCCGGGATCCAGCCGCAGTGGCCTCTGAGCTGGGCTATGTGTTCCAGGCCATCACTCTCACTCGACAGCAGCTGGCTGGGCGTGTGCCACTGATTGGCTTTGCTGGTGCCCCG TGGACTCTGATGACATACATGGTTGAGGGTGGCGGCTCAAGCACCATGTCTCAGGCCAAGCGCTGGCTTTACCAGAGACCACAAGCCAGTCACCAGCTGCTTCGCATCCTCACTGATGCTCTTGTCCCTTATCTGGTAGGACAAGTGGCTGCTGGTGCCCAG GCATTGCAGCTCTTTGAGTCCCATGCAGGGCATCTTGGCCCGCAACTCTTCAGTAAGTTTGCACTGCCCTACATCCGTGACGTGTCCAAGCGAGTGAAGGCCGGGCTGCAGGAGGCAGGCCTGGCACCGGTGCCCATG ATCATCTTTGCTAAGGATGGACATTTTGCCCTGGAGGAGCTGGCCCAGGCTGGCTATGAGGTGGTTGGGCTTGACTGGACAGTGGCCCCCGAGAAAGCCCG GGAACGCGTGGGAAAGACGGTGACCCTGCAGGGCAACCTGGACCCCTGTGCCCTGTATGCATCTGAG GAGGAGATTGGGAAGCTGGTGCAGCAGATGCTGAATGATTTTGGGCCACAGCGCTACATTGCCAACCTGGGCCATGGACTTTACCCTGACATGGACCCGGAACATGTGGGAGCCTTTGTGGATGCTGTGCACAAACACTCTCGCCTGCTTCGACAGAATTGA